One Flavobacterium sp. 90 DNA segment encodes these proteins:
- a CDS encoding NifU family protein — MTKITIKETQNPTILKFEFEDFITQNQSFEFKNIDEAQASPLAQQLFYLPFVKTVYISGNFIAIERYSIVEWDDVKDSVAEQITAFVDKGGVIIKVDETTTKKQPITVYGETTPNPAALKFVVSRMLTRNAVEYKNIDQTASSPLAKELFKFPYVKEVFIDENYISVTKYDINNWDEITLEVRSFIKQFIENGGTVLDETLIEVATKNDITKDEAFDKLDVTSQQIINILEEYVKPAVAADGGNIAFDSYNENDKTVKVILQGACSGCPSSTFTLKSGIENMLKSMLNDEAIKVEALNA, encoded by the coding sequence ATGACAAAAATCACCATAAAGGAAACTCAAAATCCAACAATCCTAAAGTTTGAATTTGAAGATTTCATAACACAAAATCAAAGTTTTGAGTTCAAAAATATCGATGAAGCGCAAGCATCTCCATTAGCACAACAATTATTCTATCTTCCGTTTGTAAAAACAGTTTATATTTCCGGAAACTTTATCGCTATCGAAAGATACAGTATTGTAGAATGGGATGACGTTAAAGACTCTGTTGCTGAACAAATTACAGCATTCGTTGACAAAGGTGGCGTTATCATAAAAGTAGACGAAACTACCACAAAAAAACAGCCTATAACAGTTTACGGAGAAACAACTCCAAATCCTGCTGCTTTAAAATTTGTAGTGAGCAGAATGTTGACCAGAAACGCTGTAGAATACAAAAACATCGATCAAACTGCTTCTTCTCCTTTAGCAAAAGAATTATTCAAATTTCCTTATGTAAAAGAGGTTTTTATTGATGAAAATTATATTTCGGTAACTAAATATGACATTAATAATTGGGATGAAATTACTTTAGAAGTTAGATCTTTCATCAAACAATTTATCGAAAATGGAGGAACTGTTTTAGATGAAACTTTAATTGAAGTTGCTACTAAAAATGACATTACTAAAGATGAAGCATTTGACAAACTAGATGTTACTTCTCAACAAATTATCAATATCTTAGAAGAATACGTAAAACCTGCAGTTGCTGCTGACGGTGGAAATATTGCTTTTGATTCTTATAATGAAAACGACAAAACAGTAAAAGTAATTCTGCAAGGAGCTTGCAGTGGTTGTCCGTCATCTACTTTTACTCTAAAAAGCGGAATCGAAAATATGCTAAAAAGCATGCTAAATGATGAAGCTATTAAAGTAGAAGCTTTAAACGCATAA